One genomic segment of Amycolatopsis sp. WQ 127309 includes these proteins:
- a CDS encoding aminotransferase class IV family protein — MPHRIELNGDPLGPGAFVAGMTSYGHFTAMQVRDGRVRGLSHHLDRLTSSTRLLFGAELDTDLVRSYVRRAIADEAALSVRVVVLTRSFDEPLKPEILVRTLPPHPVDPAPLRLGTVRYERDLPQVKHLGTFGLIHHARQAELAGYDDALFVDHQGRISEASIWNAGFLAGDTVVWPDAAVLPGITMLVQREALARLGVPQETREVRPADLPGFDAMFVTNSETPGRPVTAVDDFVLPPADRAVRLLAEAYETVPWDEI; from the coding sequence GTGCCGCACCGCATCGAGCTCAACGGGGACCCGCTCGGCCCGGGCGCCTTCGTCGCGGGGATGACCTCCTACGGTCATTTCACCGCGATGCAGGTCCGGGACGGGCGGGTCCGCGGTCTTTCCCACCACCTGGACCGGCTGACCTCGAGCACCCGCCTGCTGTTCGGCGCGGAGCTCGACACCGATCTGGTGCGCTCCTACGTCCGGCGGGCGATCGCGGACGAAGCCGCGCTGTCCGTGCGGGTGGTGGTCCTCACGCGGTCCTTCGACGAGCCGCTGAAGCCGGAGATCCTGGTCCGGACGCTGCCGCCGCACCCGGTCGACCCGGCGCCGCTGCGCCTGGGGACGGTCCGGTACGAGCGGGACCTGCCGCAGGTCAAGCACCTCGGCACCTTCGGCCTCATCCACCACGCCCGCCAGGCCGAGCTCGCGGGCTACGACGACGCGCTGTTCGTCGACCACCAGGGCCGGATCAGCGAGGCGTCCATCTGGAACGCGGGTTTCCTGGCCGGCGACACGGTCGTCTGGCCGGACGCGGCCGTGCTGCCGGGGATCACGATGCTCGTGCAGCGGGAAGCGCTGGCCCGGCTCGGCGTCCCGCAGGAGACGCGCGAGGTCCGGCCCGCCGACCTGCCCGGGTTCGACGCGATGTTCGTCACCAACTCCGAGACCCCGGGCCGCCCGGTCACCGCCGTCGACGACTTCGTGCTGCCGCCTGCGGACCGCGCCGTGCGGCTCCTCGCCGAGGCCTACGAAACCGTGCCCTGGGACGAAATCTGA
- a CDS encoding glycoside hydrolase family 97 catalytic domain-containing protein, with translation MRRAAAGLVLAVTATLVTTMPADAADRWTVSLTGAVTAAVARTGDGGLTFAATRGATTVLAPAPLGVRTKTADLTRDLRFVRRTDRIVDERYTMTTGKQLRRHARAAETTLSFAGAGETRLDVVVRAAADGVAYRYALPGAGPVTITGEASAFTLPATAPAWLLPYSPNYENVRVETTASGAKAGDYGFPSLFDTGAGSYTLLTESDVDGRYSGARLTHAAGTADYAIKLADASVTAAGPFATPWRVAITGDLATVTASTLVDDLAPPSKLTDTSWIRPGKVAWSWLSEHDSPSDPARQKQYADFAARNGWPYLLIDEGWDASWVPDVVRYARARGVEVILWFRWTTLDTAAERAKWLPLVKSWGAAGIKVDFMDSDTQARFRFYDDIAAATAQQRLMINFHGATIPRGLQRTWPHVMSFEAVRGAEQFKTRASTNTMFPFTRNVVGSMDYTPTAFVVADRDTTDAHEVATFFVYESGWQHGADKPENYEARPEALHTLDQLPTVWDETRLLSGRPGQEAVFAKRSGDRWFVGGIEAGPAKTVDAPLDFLGHGRWLADTLRDGPAGLLREKSAVTAGGRLSVPVAKNGGFVTVLCPAWPGRTTCDEEVRQVPATSLSVTPATAEAHPGTIVEVKATFRLPAGAPLLDVELGPAAPAGWTVTGRPVFRPVLFAGQPVSGTWRFTATAAAAPGTTDLPVAATYRFRGRAVHVEGATSVFVPPPVPAGTAQVSALPFLASSNGWGPVERDQSNGDTAEGDGHPLTIGGTVYAHGLGTNAPSSVTVWLGGACTAFSAVTGVDDEVKAPASVAFRVLGDDGRVLAETPVLRPADGAHPLTADVTGVRRLTLQVTDGGDDKDSDHGDWADAKLTCAAP, from the coding sequence ATGAGGCGCGCCGCCGCGGGCCTGGTCCTGGCCGTGACGGCTACCCTGGTCACCACGATGCCCGCCGACGCCGCCGACCGCTGGACGGTCAGCCTGACCGGTGCGGTGACCGCCGCGGTCGCCCGCACCGGCGACGGCGGGCTGACCTTCGCGGCCACCCGGGGCGCCACCACGGTGCTGGCGCCCGCGCCGCTGGGCGTCCGGACGAAGACCGCCGACCTGACCCGCGACCTGCGGTTCGTGCGCCGCACCGACCGGATCGTCGACGAGCGCTACACGATGACGACCGGCAAGCAGCTGCGCCGGCACGCACGGGCGGCGGAGACGACGTTGTCCTTCGCCGGCGCGGGCGAAACCCGGCTCGACGTCGTCGTGCGCGCGGCCGCCGACGGCGTCGCCTACCGGTACGCGCTGCCCGGCGCCGGGCCGGTGACGATCACCGGTGAGGCGTCGGCGTTCACCCTGCCCGCGACCGCGCCCGCCTGGCTGCTGCCCTACTCCCCCAACTACGAGAACGTCCGCGTCGAAACCACCGCGAGCGGCGCGAAGGCGGGCGACTACGGCTTCCCCTCGCTGTTCGACACCGGCGCCGGGAGCTACACGCTGCTCACGGAGTCCGATGTGGACGGTCGGTATTCCGGCGCCCGGCTGACGCACGCGGCGGGCACCGCGGACTACGCGATCAAGCTGGCCGACGCCTCGGTCACCGCCGCCGGGCCGTTCGCGACGCCGTGGCGGGTCGCGATCACCGGCGACCTCGCGACGGTGACCGCGTCCACGTTGGTCGACGACCTCGCGCCGCCGTCGAAGCTCACCGACACGTCGTGGATCCGGCCCGGCAAGGTGGCGTGGTCGTGGCTGTCCGAACACGACAGTCCGAGCGATCCCGCGCGGCAGAAGCAGTACGCGGACTTCGCCGCCCGCAACGGCTGGCCGTACCTGCTCATCGACGAGGGCTGGGACGCGTCCTGGGTCCCGGACGTCGTGCGGTACGCGCGGGCCCGCGGCGTCGAGGTGATCCTGTGGTTCCGCTGGACCACCCTCGACACGGCGGCCGAGCGCGCGAAGTGGCTCCCGCTGGTCAAGTCGTGGGGCGCGGCCGGGATCAAGGTCGACTTCATGGACTCCGACACCCAGGCGCGGTTCCGGTTCTACGACGACATCGCGGCGGCCACCGCGCAGCAGCGGCTGATGATCAACTTCCACGGCGCGACCATCCCCCGCGGCCTGCAGCGGACCTGGCCGCACGTGATGAGCTTCGAGGCTGTGCGCGGCGCGGAGCAGTTCAAGACGCGGGCGTCGACCAACACGATGTTCCCCTTCACCCGCAACGTGGTCGGCAGCATGGACTACACGCCGACGGCGTTCGTCGTGGCCGATCGGGACACCACGGACGCGCACGAGGTGGCGACGTTCTTCGTCTACGAGTCCGGCTGGCAGCACGGCGCGGACAAGCCGGAGAACTACGAGGCCCGCCCCGAAGCCCTGCACACGCTCGACCAGCTGCCGACGGTGTGGGACGAGACGCGGCTGCTGTCCGGCCGCCCCGGCCAGGAGGCGGTGTTCGCCAAGCGCTCCGGCGACCGCTGGTTCGTCGGCGGCATCGAGGCGGGCCCGGCGAAGACCGTCGACGCGCCACTGGACTTCCTCGGCCACGGGCGCTGGCTCGCCGACACCCTGCGCGACGGCCCGGCCGGCCTGCTGCGCGAGAAGTCGGCGGTCACCGCGGGCGGCCGGCTGAGCGTGCCGGTCGCGAAGAACGGCGGGTTCGTCACGGTCCTCTGCCCCGCGTGGCCGGGCCGCACGACCTGCGACGAGGAGGTCCGGCAGGTGCCGGCGACCAGCCTCAGCGTCACCCCGGCGACGGCGGAGGCACACCCCGGCACGATCGTCGAGGTCAAGGCGACCTTCCGGCTACCCGCGGGAGCACCGCTGCTCGACGTCGAACTCGGGCCCGCCGCCCCGGCGGGCTGGACGGTGACCGGACGCCCGGTCTTCCGGCCGGTGCTGTTCGCCGGGCAGCCCGTGTCGGGCACCTGGCGGTTCACGGCGACCGCCGCGGCCGCCCCGGGCACGACCGACCTGCCGGTCGCGGCCACCTACCGCTTCCGCGGCCGGGCCGTCCACGTCGAGGGTGCGACCAGCGTGTTCGTCCCGCCGCCGGTACCGGCCGGGACCGCGCAGGTCAGCGCGCTGCCGTTCCTGGCGTCGTCGAACGGCTGGGGCCCGGTGGAGCGCGACCAGTCCAACGGCGACACCGCCGAGGGCGACGGCCACCCGCTGACCATCGGCGGCACGGTCTACGCGCACGGCCTCGGCACGAACGCGCCCAGCTCCGTGACCGTGTGGCTCGGCGGCGCGTGCACGGCGTTCTCGGCGGTCACCGGCGTCGACGACGAGGTGAAGGCGCCCGCTTCGGTCGCGTTCCGCGTCCTCGGCGACGACGGCCGTGTCTTGGCGGAGACACCCGTACTGCGCCCGGCCGACGGCGCCCACCCGCTGACGGCCGACGTCACCGGCGTCCGGCGCCTGACCCTGCAGGTCACCGACGGCGGCGACGACAAGGACTCCGACCACGGCGACTGGGCGGACGCGAAGCTCACCTGCGCGGCACCGTGA
- a CDS encoding peptidylprolyl isomerase encodes MATNQQRREAAKRKLERQLERRLEQQKRRRRIGAGVVGVAVLVVAGVVVWIVSANGGDSTADPAASSSAAPPPTEVQIPTQRAATPKRTTALPNPTTCDFKADTTGKTPKKVNLPDGKNVPSTGTVNVTLKSTAGDIPLTLDRALAPCAVQSFISLAKQNFYNDTMCHRLGTEGLQMLQCGDPSATGDPTNDGQGGPGYTMPDEAFPEIKYGRGILAMAKTQAPNSGGSQFFMVYGDAEGLPADYSVFGSISDDGLKVLDAVAKAGIANPNPQDGTGAPTKQVKFTGVTVQ; translated from the coding sequence GTGGCGACCAACCAGCAGCGCCGCGAAGCTGCGAAGCGCAAGCTCGAGAGGCAACTCGAGCGCCGATTGGAGCAGCAGAAGCGACGCAGGAGAATCGGCGCTGGTGTCGTCGGCGTAGCTGTTCTCGTCGTCGCGGGCGTGGTGGTGTGGATCGTGAGCGCCAACGGCGGTGACAGCACCGCCGATCCGGCCGCGTCGTCCTCGGCCGCCCCGCCGCCGACCGAAGTCCAGATCCCGACGCAGCGCGCGGCGACACCGAAGCGGACGACGGCGCTGCCGAACCCGACGACGTGCGACTTCAAAGCGGACACGACGGGCAAGACGCCGAAGAAGGTGAACCTGCCCGACGGCAAGAACGTCCCGTCGACCGGCACGGTGAACGTGACGCTGAAGAGCACCGCGGGCGACATCCCGCTGACGCTCGACCGGGCGCTCGCACCCTGCGCGGTGCAGAGCTTCATCAGCCTCGCGAAGCAGAACTTCTACAACGACACCATGTGCCACCGGCTCGGCACCGAGGGCCTGCAGATGCTGCAGTGCGGTGACCCCTCGGCCACCGGCGACCCGACGAACGACGGTCAGGGCGGCCCGGGCTACACGATGCCGGACGAGGCGTTCCCGGAGATCAAGTACGGCCGCGGCATCCTCGCGATGGCGAAGACGCAGGCCCCGAACTCCGGCGGCAGCCAGTTCTTCATGGTCTACGGCGACGCCGAGGGCCTGCCGGCCGACTACTCGGTGTTCGGCAGCATCAGCGACGACGGCCTGAAGGTGCTGGACGCGGTGGCCAAGGCCGGCATCGCGAACCCGAACCCGCAGGACGGCACGGGTGCGCCGACCAAGCAGGTGAAGTTCACGGGCGTCACCGTCCAGTAG
- a CDS encoding YibE/F family protein, with amino-acid sequence MDRPDLDDETGPIRRVTDEVPVSPARGTSGTPGTPRKPARRTPPEGTPAAPRRRTDTGAQRVPGKPTDTGTQRVPRKPADTGSQRTSGNLTDTGAQRIPGKPTDTGAQRIPRRPADTGAQRIPATPADADSPRGAAKRGDTGPQRAAQRGDTGPQRAANRGDTGPQRVADGRVRPGSRAAAPKPESDAGHGHGHGHGHGPAAPASRRVRLLLIWMLAPLALATVVGMLVLYPWGKPSPTSVVPQGTPVKASITTTATGPCLAQGQVQVGDQTDPNAKPCLTVALTMTDGPATGKPLQLTVPIEPSTPRFAAGDAVVLAYNGGNAADPSSFQLVDFQRGTPLLVLAALFAVAVLVLGRWQGLAALVALGLSFAVIALFILPAVLSGENPLLVAIVGAGAIMFIALYLTHGLTARTSAAVLGTLVSLALIGVLSAIFSAAASLTGLDDSTSTLIGSLGHGIDARGLLLAGVVIGALGVLDDVTVTQTSAVWELRRANPGLSWRELYSSGLRIGRDHVGSAVNTLVMAYAGAALPVLLYSSISGVGLGALLGSEEIAQEIIRTLAGSVGIVAAVPVTTVLAALIASREPATYLSSTTKTVPSHP; translated from the coding sequence GTGGACCGCCCCGACCTCGACGACGAAACCGGCCCGATTCGCCGGGTCACCGACGAGGTGCCCGTTTCCCCGGCCCGCGGGACCTCCGGAACGCCGGGTACGCCCCGGAAACCGGCCCGCCGGACGCCCCCGGAAGGAACGCCCGCGGCCCCGCGCCGACGCACCGACACCGGAGCGCAGCGGGTCCCCGGGAAGCCGACCGACACGGGAACCCAGCGGGTGCCACGAAAGCCTGCCGACACGGGATCCCAGCGGACCTCCGGGAACCTGACCGACACCGGCGCCCAGCGGATTCCCGGGAAGCCGACGGACACCGGCGCCCAGCGAATCCCCCGCAGGCCGGCCGACACGGGAGCCCAGCGGATTCCGGCGACTCCGGCCGACGCCGACTCCCCGCGGGGAGCGGCGAAACGAGGCGACACGGGGCCCCAACGAGCGGCCCAGCGTGGCGACACCGGGCCACAGCGAGCGGCGAACCGGGGCGACACCGGGCCACAGCGGGTCGCCGATGGCCGCGTGCGTCCCGGGAGTCGGGCCGCGGCACCGAAACCCGAATCCGACGCCGGGCACGGCCACGGTCATGGGCACGGCCACGGGCCCGCCGCCCCGGCGTCACGGCGGGTCCGGCTGCTGCTGATCTGGATGCTCGCTCCCCTGGCGCTCGCCACCGTGGTCGGGATGCTCGTGCTGTACCCGTGGGGCAAGCCGTCGCCGACGAGTGTCGTTCCGCAGGGGACGCCGGTGAAAGCGTCCATCACCACCACCGCCACCGGGCCGTGCCTCGCTCAGGGCCAGGTCCAGGTCGGGGACCAGACCGATCCGAACGCGAAGCCGTGCCTGACCGTCGCGCTCACCATGACCGACGGGCCGGCCACCGGGAAACCGTTGCAGCTGACCGTGCCGATCGAGCCCAGCACCCCGCGGTTCGCCGCCGGTGACGCGGTCGTGCTCGCCTACAACGGCGGGAACGCGGCCGACCCGTCGAGCTTCCAGCTGGTCGACTTCCAGCGCGGCACCCCGCTGCTCGTGCTGGCCGCGCTGTTCGCCGTCGCCGTGCTGGTGCTCGGCCGCTGGCAGGGCCTCGCCGCGCTCGTCGCGCTCGGCCTGTCCTTCGCGGTGATCGCGCTGTTCATCCTGCCGGCCGTCCTTTCGGGTGAAAACCCGCTGCTGGTGGCGATCGTCGGCGCGGGCGCGATCATGTTCATCGCGTTGTACCTGACCCACGGGCTGACGGCGAGAACGTCCGCTGCCGTGCTCGGCACGCTCGTCAGCCTCGCGCTGATCGGCGTGCTCTCGGCGATCTTCTCGGCCGCGGCGTCGCTGACCGGGCTCGACGACAGCACCTCGACGCTCATCGGCTCGCTCGGCCACGGCATCGACGCGCGCGGGCTGCTGCTCGCCGGCGTCGTGATCGGCGCCCTCGGCGTGCTCGACGACGTCACCGTCACCCAGACCAGCGCCGTCTGGGAGCTGCGCCGCGCCAACCCCGGCCTGAGCTGGCGGGAGCTGTACAGCTCGGGCCTGCGGATCGGCCGCGACCACGTCGGCTCGGCGGTCAACACCCTGGTCATGGCCTACGCCGGCGCCGCGCTGCCGGTGCTGCTGTACTCGTCGATCTCCGGGGTCGGCCTGGGCGCGCTGCTCGGCAGCGAGGAGATCGCGCAGGAGATCATCCGCACCCTCGCGGGCAGCGTCGGCATCGTGGCGGCCGTCCCGGTGACGACGGTCCTGGCCGCGCTGATCGCCTCCCGCGAGCCCGCGACGTACCTCAGCAGCACCACGAAAACCGTTCCGTCCCACCCGTAA
- a CDS encoding glycoside hydrolase family 105 protein: MAFRKTLRVVLAAVLGLTLLGHPAEAAPPDWSRAVADSTIAAHPAASLGLGYTDALFLLGLYRVYQRTHDVRYLNYLETWGAAKVQPDGGTGNPYNDLDSMLAGNVFLVLATKTGDARYSLAARRIHDRLATYPRTTDGGFIHNTGLTGQLWADGAFMLDPFLARYGKAVGDAASTTESAEQLVTYFTHLRHPSGLLYHAYDERRKQSWADPVTGLSPDVWCRAVGWFGAATVDVLDALPAAAPQRGALVGIVRYLAQGFRRWQDPATGRWFQLTVKPTAADNWTETSCSSLYTYTLSRAVQRGYVGPEYRPVIARGYAGVLAKVSQAADGTTAITDISVGTNVGNGRYYLDRPRATNDFHGLGAFLYLNEQLAGAAR; the protein is encoded by the coding sequence TTGGCGTTCCGGAAAACACTTCGCGTCGTCCTCGCCGCCGTTCTCGGACTGACCCTGCTCGGGCACCCCGCCGAAGCCGCACCACCCGACTGGTCGCGCGCCGTCGCCGACTCCACGATCGCCGCGCACCCCGCCGCGTCGCTGGGGCTCGGCTACACCGACGCCCTGTTCCTGCTGGGCCTGTACCGCGTTTACCAGCGCACGCACGACGTCCGCTACCTGAACTACCTCGAAACCTGGGGTGCGGCGAAGGTGCAGCCGGACGGCGGCACCGGCAACCCGTACAACGACCTGGACAGCATGCTGGCGGGCAACGTCTTCCTCGTGCTGGCCACCAAAACGGGCGACGCGCGCTACTCGCTGGCCGCGCGGCGGATCCACGACCGGCTGGCGACGTACCCGCGGACCACCGACGGCGGATTCATTCACAACACGGGATTGACCGGCCAGCTGTGGGCCGACGGCGCATTCATGCTCGACCCGTTCCTGGCCCGGTACGGAAAGGCCGTCGGCGACGCCGCGAGCACCACCGAATCGGCCGAACAACTCGTCACCTATTTCACTCATCTGCGGCATCCGAGCGGATTGCTGTACCACGCGTACGACGAGCGCCGGAAGCAGAGCTGGGCCGATCCGGTGACCGGGTTGTCCCCGGACGTGTGGTGCCGCGCGGTCGGCTGGTTCGGCGCGGCCACGGTCGACGTCCTCGACGCGCTGCCCGCGGCGGCCCCGCAGCGCGGCGCCCTCGTCGGCATCGTCCGGTACCTCGCCCAGGGTTTCCGCCGCTGGCAGGACCCGGCGACCGGCCGGTGGTTCCAGCTGACCGTCAAGCCCACCGCCGCCGACAACTGGACCGAGACGTCGTGCTCCAGCCTGTACACCTACACGCTGTCCCGCGCGGTGCAGCGCGGGTACGTCGGCCCGGAGTACCGGCCGGTGATCGCCCGCGGGTACGCCGGTGTGCTCGCGAAGGTCTCCCAGGCCGCCGACGGGACCACCGCCATCACGGACATCAGCGTCGGCACCAACGTCGGCAACGGCCGCTACTACCTCGACCGGCCGCGGGCCACCAACGACTTCCACGGCCTCGGCGCGTTCCTCTACCTCAACGAGCAGCTGGCCGGGGCCGCGCGATGA
- a CDS encoding type VII secretion protein EccE, protein MEPRITNKVSIGRDNSGPITQTGIDGGGVDTALPALLGLVERLAADVRGQDLAKQEVLEDTLDDLAADLRAGDAAEPAVVRSRWEKVKGLLGGVVQFSELVAKISDQVQKIFT, encoded by the coding sequence ATGGAACCCCGTATCACGAACAAGGTCAGCATCGGCCGGGACAACTCCGGGCCGATCACCCAGACCGGGATCGACGGCGGTGGCGTGGACACCGCCCTGCCCGCGCTGCTCGGCCTGGTCGAGCGGCTCGCCGCCGACGTGCGCGGTCAGGACCTGGCCAAGCAGGAGGTCCTGGAGGACACGCTGGACGACCTGGCGGCCGACCTGCGCGCGGGCGACGCCGCGGAACCGGCCGTGGTGCGCAGCCGCTGGGAGAAGGTCAAGGGCCTGCTGGGCGGAGTGGTGCAGTTCTCCGAGCTGGTGGCGAAGATCTCCGACCAGGTGCAGAAGATCTTCACCTGA
- a CDS encoding alpha/beta fold hydrolase produces the protein MATIELNGTTFGYDEAGEGPAVVLLHAAIGDRRMWDAQFTALAATHRVIRYDRRGFGESADGLGEFAHHEDLLALLDARGIEQAALVGASMGGAVSLDTALAAPERVTRLVLLGSGLSGHTWPDHMQADIAELTREVDPADAKAMSEANVRYLVAGPAREVSVLPPEMLARVREMCEQVYHRLSTAPQWTERVPDTRHRLAGITTPAQVVIGLSDALGLIELSRHIAKSLPNAELVEIPDTGHLPMLERPDDVTALLRKVL, from the coding sequence ATGGCGACGATCGAGTTGAACGGGACCACGTTCGGGTACGACGAAGCGGGCGAGGGGCCCGCGGTCGTGCTGCTGCACGCGGCCATCGGCGACCGCCGGATGTGGGACGCCCAGTTCACCGCGCTCGCCGCCACGCACCGGGTGATCCGCTACGACCGCCGCGGCTTCGGCGAGTCCGCCGACGGCCTCGGCGAGTTCGCCCACCACGAGGACCTGCTGGCCCTGCTCGATGCCCGGGGGATCGAGCAGGCCGCGCTGGTCGGGGCGTCGATGGGCGGCGCGGTCTCGCTGGACACCGCGCTCGCCGCGCCGGAGCGGGTCACCCGGCTGGTGCTGCTGGGCTCCGGGCTCAGCGGGCACACCTGGCCGGACCACATGCAGGCCGACATCGCCGAGCTGACCCGCGAAGTCGACCCGGCGGACGCGAAGGCCATGTCCGAGGCCAACGTCCGGTACCTGGTCGCCGGGCCCGCGCGCGAGGTGTCCGTCCTGCCGCCGGAGATGCTCGCGCGGGTCCGGGAGATGTGCGAGCAGGTGTACCACCGCCTGTCGACCGCTCCACAGTGGACGGAGCGGGTCCCGGACACCCGGCACCGGCTGGCCGGGATCACCACCCCGGCCCAGGTGGTGATCGGCCTGTCGGACGCGCTCGGGCTGATCGAGCTTTCCCGGCACATCGCGAAGTCCTTGCCCAACGCCGAGCTGGTGGAGATCCCCGACACCGGGCACCTCCCCATGCTCGAGCGCCCCGACGACGTCACCGCGTTGCTGCGGAAGGTGCTCTGA
- a CDS encoding enoyl-CoA hydratase-related protein: MTDGFDFTRDGEVARLTFARPAKMNAITYGMWSAIPDVVADVEADATLKVLVLAGGGKHFSAGADISEFGELRTTAEGAASYDKAVEGAVAALTSMRKPSVAMIQGNCIGGGCQVSVACDFRFAAEGSRFGITPAKLGIVYHFDSTRQLVSLVGPAHAKYFLLSGELITAARAREIGLLNDVFPADELEASTLEFVRTLCSRSQASVRGMNRIIEKIVAGQESPDAEVEELRSEALHGEDYAEGVAAFLDRRPPNFTFR; this comes from the coding sequence ATGACCGACGGATTCGACTTCACGCGCGACGGCGAGGTGGCACGGCTGACCTTCGCCCGGCCGGCGAAGATGAACGCGATCACCTACGGCATGTGGTCGGCGATCCCGGACGTCGTCGCCGACGTCGAGGCCGACGCCACGCTCAAGGTGCTCGTGCTCGCGGGCGGCGGCAAGCACTTCTCGGCGGGCGCGGACATCAGCGAGTTCGGCGAGCTGCGCACCACCGCCGAGGGCGCGGCGAGCTACGACAAGGCCGTCGAAGGCGCGGTGGCCGCGCTGACGTCGATGCGGAAGCCGTCGGTCGCGATGATCCAGGGCAACTGCATCGGCGGCGGCTGCCAGGTGTCGGTCGCCTGCGACTTCCGCTTCGCCGCCGAGGGGTCGCGCTTCGGCATCACGCCGGCGAAGCTCGGCATCGTCTACCACTTCGACTCGACCCGCCAGCTCGTGTCGCTGGTCGGGCCGGCGCACGCGAAGTACTTCCTGCTCTCCGGCGAGCTGATCACGGCGGCCCGGGCGCGCGAGATCGGCCTGCTCAACGACGTCTTCCCGGCCGACGAGCTGGAGGCCTCGACGCTGGAGTTCGTGCGGACGCTGTGCTCGCGCTCGCAGGCGTCGGTTCGCGGGATGAACCGGATCATCGAGAAGATCGTCGCCGGCCAGGAGAGCCCGGACGCGGAGGTCGAGGAGCTGCGGTCCGAGGCCCTGCACGGCGAGGACTACGCGGAGGGCGTCGCGGCCTTCCTGGACCGGCGCCCGCCGAACTTCACCTTCCGCTGA
- a CDS encoding MBL fold metallo-hydrolase — protein MLVVGFGSGPLQANCYLLAAAAGGPCLVVDPGQEVAAPLAAALAGHRLVPAALVATHGHPDHVASAASLSAAHGVPLHLHPADAPLYDGESVPLEAGTHRLAGLDVDVRSAPGHTPGSVVLALETAEGGRLALTGDTLFAGSVGRGDVEASLRDLLAGFPDDTVVLPGHGPATTIGRERAGNPFLAGTGA, from the coding sequence GTGCTCGTCGTCGGCTTCGGCAGCGGCCCGCTGCAGGCCAACTGCTACCTGCTGGCGGCGGCCGCCGGCGGGCCGTGTCTGGTCGTGGATCCGGGGCAGGAGGTGGCCGCGCCGCTGGCCGCCGCGCTCGCCGGGCACCGGCTGGTCCCCGCGGCGCTCGTCGCCACCCACGGCCACCCCGACCACGTGGCTTCGGCCGCGTCGCTCTCGGCCGCCCACGGCGTCCCGCTGCACCTGCACCCCGCCGACGCCCCGCTCTACGACGGCGAGAGCGTGCCGCTGGAGGCGGGCACCCACCGCCTCGCCGGGCTCGACGTCGACGTCCGGTCCGCGCCGGGGCACACGCCGGGTTCGGTCGTTCTCGCCCTGGAGACGGCAGAAGGCGGTCGGCTCGCCCTGACCGGCGACACCCTGTTCGCCGGGTCGGTCGGCCGCGGGGACGTCGAGGCGTCGCTGCGGGACCTGCTGGCGGGCTTCCCGGACGACACGGTGGTGCTGCCGGGCCACGGCCCGGCGACGACGATCGGGCGGGAACGCGCGGGCAACCCGTTCCTGGCCGGGACGGGGGCGTGA
- a CDS encoding LysM peptidoglycan-binding domain-containing protein produces MAENRVPAVRRVLGRTGQAACAGALFAVLAGGPALAQSAPPPPPSVKYFVVPHAANPDDITLFKIAEQALGDGNRFQEIFTLNRGRPRPDGTPFDDPTAIEPGQVLQLPDDARDPAVKFGPLPATPVAAPPARAAAPQPAEPGLGAGLASAVSGTGGLLTGLIAGLWWRRRPRVVPPVPFEPAEPRESFEPVERFEPRWPEPDDHDHDDGSGSVSGTLPIPVVVPLPRPDQSSDRLPVVLRQEPITAEHSIIFFDTADTQVIAAIRPGSQFRFRIGPAREPDGATVLVVDDESD; encoded by the coding sequence ATGGCCGAAAACCGGGTTCCCGCGGTGCGCCGCGTCCTCGGGCGCACCGGCCAGGCCGCCTGCGCCGGTGCCCTGTTCGCGGTGCTGGCCGGCGGGCCCGCGCTGGCCCAGTCCGCGCCGCCGCCCCCGCCGTCGGTGAAGTACTTCGTCGTCCCCCATGCCGCAAACCCCGACGACATCACGCTGTTCAAGATCGCCGAACAGGCGCTGGGCGACGGCAACCGGTTCCAGGAGATCTTCACGCTCAACCGGGGCCGGCCACGCCCCGACGGCACGCCGTTCGACGACCCCACGGCGATCGAGCCGGGCCAGGTCCTCCAGCTGCCCGACGACGCCCGCGACCCCGCGGTGAAGTTCGGGCCGCTCCCGGCCACCCCGGTGGCCGCCCCGCCCGCCCGGGCAGCGGCACCCCAGCCGGCCGAACCGGGGCTGGGGGCCGGGCTCGCGTCCGCGGTCAGCGGCACCGGCGGCCTGCTCACCGGGCTGATCGCCGGGCTCTGGTGGCGACGGCGGCCGCGGGTCGTCCCGCCGGTGCCGTTCGAGCCGGCCGAGCCTCGCGAGTCGTTCGAACCGGTCGAGCGGTTCGAGCCGCGCTGGCCCGAGCCGGACGACCACGACCACGACGACGGGTCCGGCTCGGTCAGCGGCACGCTCCCGATCCCCGTGGTCGTCCCGCTGCCGCGGCCGGACCAGTCGTCCGACCGGCTGCCGGTGGTGCTGCGGCAGGAGCCGATCACCGCCGAGCACTCGATCATCTTCTTCGACACGGCCGACACCCAGGTGATCGCCGCGATCCGGCCCGGCTCGCAGTTCCGGTTCCGGATCGGCCCCGCCCGCGAGCCGGACGGCGCCACCGTGCTCGTCGTGGACGACGAAAGCGACTGA